ATAGCTGCTCAACTTTCAATGCACGGACCGATTTCAGAAACAAATGTCTATAACTGGTTCCAGAACAGAAGGGCTCGTTCTAAAAGAAAGAAATCAGCTTTGCCGCCACCAGACAATACGGAATCTGAACCTGAAGTTTCTAAAGACGAGAGGACGAAACCTGATGATGTCCAACTGGATGAGAATCTACAACTTATGGTTAACCAAATGTATTTCCAGAGTCCTGAGATAGGAGGTGTGCTAAAATGTTCTTCTTTAATTTTGAGTTTCATACCTCAATAGCTTGATTGACTCTACTTTAAGGTTATGGTTTATGTATGCAGGGATTGATCAGTTGATGGGCAACTCTCAAGTTCCAGTGAGCTATACTCCATTTTGGCAGGCGGAGCATGAGTTGCTTGGATGATCATGCTAGGGAAACGGACAGACATGGCAAGAGATTTTCATTTATACACGTTTTTGATAGCTAGGTTTCTTAGTATCTGAATCAGTAGATCGTGCGTGTAAGGTCTcttgataatttaatttcaatttacttGGTTTGTTGGAATTGTTTGTTAATTTGAGATTTCTCTTTCCGTCCGACGGGTGGATGAAACAACAGTTAATGAGATTTTGCATTGTTGATTCAGCAAGGTTCTGCCATCACTCACTGTCAACTGAAACAAAACTGCTGCTTACATGCAAACAATTCCATTTTCTCTACTCTTAAAGTATCTAAAGTCTAAACATTAACCAAATGGCGAGGCCAACATCCTCATGGATTGTTCATGGTGCGTGTCTAGCCAGTGCACCTGACATACAACTGATCTTCAGGAATACCCTACAAGAATTTGCAGAGCGAAAAAGTTGGCATTTCTGATCGATGAAAGTAACAGAAGAGATTCACACACAAATGATTAAGTTACTGGTTCATTAAATAAGCTAATATCAAAGACATACACCATGAACAACTTCAAGGTTATATAACTAAAATTagcaagaaaataaaagaattattattaGAACATCTTCT
This region of Mercurialis annua linkage group LG1-X, ddMerAnnu1.2, whole genome shotgun sequence genomic DNA includes:
- the LOC126678677 gene encoding WUSCHEL-related homeobox 8-like yields the protein MEDEMLSGNELGVKLMTDDQMEMLRKQISVYTTLCQSLVQMHNSISARQDFSGMRVASSYNAPFWSYTLNKIPSRQRWAPKQEQLQKLESFYNESNVTPDRQKIKSIAAQLSMHGPISETNVYNWFQNRRARSKRKKSALPPPDNTESEPEVSKDERTKPDDVQLDENLQLMVNQMYFQSPEIGGIDQLMGNSQVPVSYTPFWQAEHELLG